In the Bacillus shivajii genome, one interval contains:
- a CDS encoding LLM class flavin-dependent oxidoreductase — protein MAQSKRLSDIDFSILDLAPILEGSTAADSFDNSLKLAQRAEELGYNRFWLAEHHSMPGIASSATSVVIGYIAGGTSKIRVGSGGIMLPNHAPLVIAEQFGTLESMYPGRIDLGLGRAPGTDQQTARALRRNAKTDGSEFPQQLTELQEFFRPTSPSKVRAIPGEGLDVPVWLLGSSGFSAQLAGKLGLPFSLASHFAPDYLLPALKLYRESFQPSEVLDKPHAMIAVNVIAADSDEKAKWLATSQEQAFLNIIRGKNGQLQPPVENMDELWSPYEESLVQKMLHYSVAGSPSVVKEKLEEFLVETGADEMIVNTHVFDQAERIRSYELLADVVKN, from the coding sequence ATGGCTCAAAGTAAACGCCTTTCGGATATAGATTTTTCGATTTTGGATTTAGCGCCTATTTTAGAAGGTAGCACGGCTGCTGATTCTTTTGATAATAGCTTGAAGCTCGCTCAGCGTGCAGAGGAGCTCGGGTACAACCGTTTTTGGTTAGCCGAGCATCACAGCATGCCAGGAATTGCGAGTTCTGCGACATCTGTCGTAATCGGGTACATCGCTGGCGGAACGTCAAAGATCCGTGTTGGCTCAGGTGGAATCATGCTGCCCAACCACGCTCCACTTGTGATTGCCGAGCAATTCGGAACACTCGAGTCCATGTATCCAGGCCGGATCGATTTAGGGTTAGGGCGCGCCCCAGGGACCGATCAGCAGACAGCTCGAGCACTCAGACGGAATGCAAAAACCGATGGGAGCGAGTTCCCGCAACAGTTAACTGAATTACAAGAGTTTTTCCGCCCTACTTCACCAAGCAAGGTACGAGCGATCCCAGGTGAAGGGTTAGACGTACCCGTTTGGTTGTTAGGCTCAAGCGGCTTTAGTGCGCAGCTCGCAGGAAAACTTGGCCTTCCGTTTTCACTTGCTAGTCACTTTGCACCTGATTATTTACTACCTGCGCTGAAGCTTTATCGTGAGAGCTTCCAGCCTTCCGAGGTGCTAGACAAACCCCATGCAATGATCGCAGTGAACGTGATCGCCGCTGACTCCGATGAAAAAGCGAAGTGGCTCGCAACGTCACAAGAACAAGCCTTTTTAAATATCATTCGAGGTAAAAATGGGCAATTGCAACCGCCCGTAGAAAATATGGATGAATTATGGAGTCCTTATGAAGAATCGCTCGTGCAAAAGATGCTTCACTATTCTGTCGCAGGGAGTCCTTCTGTTGTGAAGGAAAAACTAGAGGAGTTCCTCGTTGAAACTGGGGCCGATGAAATGATCGTGAATACGCACGTTTTTGATCAAGCCGAACGTATTCGATCATATGAGCTGTTAGCAGATGTCGTAAAAAATTAA
- a CDS encoding thiol-disulfide oxidoreductase DCC family protein — translation MYKVILFDGECNFCDHSVQFIIKRDKRAVFKFASLQSESGQKMLRNYRIPENLDSLVVIDGNRWYTKSSAALNICKHLSGGWKLFYIFTLIPKPIRDFFYTIFAKNRYKWFGKKESCTLPSPEIRKRFL, via the coding sequence ATGTACAAAGTCATCTTATTTGACGGAGAATGTAACTTCTGCGACCACAGCGTACAATTCATCATTAAACGAGACAAACGGGCGGTATTCAAGTTCGCATCCTTGCAAAGCGAGAGCGGTCAGAAAATGTTACGCAACTATCGCATCCCTGAAAACCTCGATAGCCTCGTTGTGATTGACGGTAACCGGTGGTACACGAAATCGTCCGCTGCTCTAAACATATGTAAACATTTAAGTGGCGGATGGAAACTCTTTTACATCTTCACCCTTATCCCAAAGCCGATTCGCGACTTCTTTTATACGATCTTCGCAAAAAATAGGTACAAATGGTTCGGCAAAAAAGAAAGCTGCACTTTACCGTCACCTGAAATAAGGAAACGATTTTTGTAA
- a CDS encoding ATP-binding protein codes for MDIDALLLNFLFILLPIFLTYMVFSLKPDLHRHLKTTIITIFSSLSIIMCMNYSIQLVEGFYYDLRVLPFTLTLLYAGHRVGFFVLIITAVYRFSIGGDGFVVTVILFLALFAGTALLVKKFEQSSLKGRLFIPPFIIVLFQLAVVFNYKYIFQHDFHFTFGEWVTIFSINILGMLFVTYIIELLMKITKIQEELVKTEKLKVVSELAASVSHEIKNPLTVTRSIIQLVMNQKDKIPEEKQQYYFEVAIEELERANRMLTDYMTLSKPQVDRIEPIDLSQEVIKTIHLITPLAKMKGIYVKMSVEKSGIIQGDKAKLHQCLLNLMKNGIEAMEEGGTLQVETWSKQSDCNIKIKDNGTGMNEAELKRLGTPYYSTKDGGTGLGMVVVYSLVKIMEGSIDIQSRPSEGTNVVLSFPTIIRTR; via the coding sequence ATGGATATCGACGCACTACTATTAAACTTTCTATTCATCCTACTACCAATCTTTTTAACATATATGGTTTTTTCATTGAAGCCAGATCTTCATCGTCATTTGAAAACGACGATTATCACGATATTTTCTTCACTTTCAATCATCATGTGTATGAATTACTCCATACAGTTGGTAGAAGGCTTTTATTATGATTTACGTGTTCTTCCCTTTACGCTCACACTTCTATATGCAGGGCATCGCGTTGGTTTTTTCGTATTGATCATTACAGCCGTTTACCGTTTTTCCATAGGTGGCGACGGTTTTGTTGTAACCGTCATTTTATTTTTAGCACTGTTTGCTGGAACAGCATTACTTGTGAAAAAATTTGAGCAATCGTCTTTAAAAGGAAGGCTTTTCATCCCTCCTTTCATCATCGTTCTCTTTCAGCTAGCTGTAGTCTTTAATTACAAATACATCTTTCAACACGATTTTCATTTTACGTTTGGCGAATGGGTCACAATCTTTTCCATCAATATTTTAGGGATGTTATTTGTTACATATATTATTGAACTACTAATGAAAATTACGAAAATCCAAGAAGAGCTCGTGAAAACAGAGAAGCTAAAAGTCGTCAGTGAACTAGCTGCAAGCGTATCACATGAAATTAAAAATCCACTTACGGTCACACGGAGCATAATTCAGCTCGTCATGAATCAAAAGGATAAAATACCAGAAGAAAAACAACAATATTATTTTGAAGTTGCAATCGAAGAACTCGAACGAGCAAATCGAATGTTAACTGATTATATGACACTCTCAAAACCACAGGTTGATCGGATTGAACCAATTGACTTATCACAAGAAGTAATAAAAACCATCCACTTGATAACCCCGTTAGCAAAGATGAAAGGGATTTACGTCAAAATGTCCGTTGAAAAATCAGGGATTATCCAAGGCGACAAAGCAAAGCTTCACCAGTGTCTTCTTAACCTCATGAAAAACGGTATCGAAGCGATGGAAGAAGGGGGAACTTTGCAAGTTGAAACATGGAGTAAGCAAAGTGACTGTAATATTAAAATAAAAGATAATGGTACAGGTATGAATGAAGCCGAATTGAAACGTCTAGGTACCCCATATTACTCAACGAAGGATGGTGGAACAGGCCTCGGCATGGTGGTTGTCTATAGCCTCGTGAAAATTATGGAAGGGTCAATCGATATCCAAAGCAGACCTAGTGAAGGAACAAACGTTGTTTTATCATTTCCGACAATTATCAGAACGAGATAA
- a CDS encoding DoxX family protein: MMKQKREVGTFIVRIALGIIFFVHGFVKTQEGLTNIAISFEGMGVPGFVAYGVAFLELFGGVALILGFGTKIVSVFFALLMVGAIVSVKFSAGFINGYAYDIALMVMAINLVLHGSKFLSIDQHLSKNSTDEKVEKAVVHS, encoded by the coding sequence ATGATGAAACAAAAACGTGAAGTCGGTACTTTCATTGTAAGAATCGCTTTAGGAATCATCTTCTTTGTACACGGGTTTGTAAAAACACAGGAAGGGCTCACGAATATAGCAATCTCCTTTGAAGGAATGGGCGTCCCTGGTTTTGTCGCATATGGGGTTGCCTTCCTTGAACTGTTTGGAGGAGTCGCTTTAATCCTCGGCTTTGGGACAAAAATCGTATCTGTCTTTTTTGCCTTGTTAATGGTAGGAGCAATCGTGTCGGTGAAATTTAGCGCAGGATTCATTAACGGTTATGCTTATGATATCGCATTAATGGTCATGGCAATAAACCTTGTGTTACACGGCAGCAAATTCCTATCAATCGACCAACATCTATCAAAAAACAGCACCGACGAAAAAGTGGAAAAAGCAGTCGTACATTCGTAA
- a CDS encoding nitrilase-related carbon-nitrogen hydrolase: protein MEKVREPFKVAAIQFNPKLNRRNTNIRALMKVVREAAESGAKLIVTPEMATTGYHYLDRSSISAYVDTIPGITTAQFAQIAKEYNTHIVIGMAEHDLESGLYYNSAALVGPEGYIGKYRKIHQWVENYWSCWGDIGCPVYETEIGNIAMIICQDSTYFESARLAAVNGADILCFPTNSSGASISLLQHWAEMNGLYVVSANRSDTEEDFHMVGLSAIWSPSGKKLAEAPYLKANDETKDESRIVEAEVDPTQYDNLAKDRILERRMETYKDLMLFLGPWDYTKNTESRHVHAAAIQYEPVISDKEANLEKVKQLVKEKVDQGVNLIVLPELSLIGPIETTKTEGIIPYAETDDGPSIGEMKQLARESEAYFVFGFVEKEAPNYYNTAILISPEGEVIGKHRKIHLNEWDEPWATPGTQISVTPVNGFGRIGLMIGYDAVFPEVAGVLTVKRADMICIPTNWSGEYGTEIAINQKVYPKPYPEGSMTTWDAVAKGAQSYTIVANFVGTERGFKGRSAIYNLDQNYLNDQTVIASETNEEVLMNDFKTMKTDWWLDQEKLILTRRTGSYKPLVTRVPPFL from the coding sequence ATGGAGAAAGTAAGAGAACCATTTAAAGTTGCAGCAATCCAATTTAACCCGAAGTTAAATCGCCGCAACACGAATATACGTGCACTAATGAAGGTTGTCCGTGAAGCGGCGGAAAGTGGAGCAAAGTTGATTGTCACACCAGAAATGGCAACGACTGGTTACCATTACCTTGATCGTTCATCAATCTCCGCTTATGTTGATACGATCCCTGGGATTACAACGGCTCAGTTTGCTCAGATCGCCAAAGAGTACAATACACACATTGTCATCGGTATGGCTGAGCACGATTTAGAGAGTGGCCTCTATTACAACTCGGCAGCTCTCGTCGGACCAGAAGGCTACATCGGAAAGTATCGCAAAATCCACCAATGGGTAGAAAATTATTGGTCCTGTTGGGGGGATATCGGCTGTCCTGTTTATGAAACCGAGATAGGGAATATCGCGATGATCATTTGCCAGGACTCTACGTACTTTGAATCGGCAAGACTTGCTGCTGTAAATGGTGCTGATATTCTATGCTTCCCGACGAATTCGTCAGGCGCATCAATCTCTCTTTTACAGCACTGGGCAGAAATGAATGGACTATATGTCGTCAGTGCAAATCGTTCTGATACAGAAGAAGACTTCCATATGGTCGGCTTAAGTGCAATCTGGTCCCCATCAGGAAAAAAATTAGCGGAAGCGCCATATTTAAAAGCAAATGATGAGACAAAAGATGAATCAAGAATCGTTGAGGCAGAGGTTGATCCAACGCAATATGATAACCTCGCAAAGGACCGAATCCTTGAGCGTCGTATGGAAACGTATAAAGACTTAATGCTTTTCTTAGGTCCGTGGGATTACACGAAAAATACAGAGTCACGCCATGTTCATGCGGCTGCTATTCAATATGAACCAGTGATTAGTGATAAAGAGGCCAATTTAGAGAAGGTAAAACAACTCGTCAAAGAAAAAGTCGATCAAGGAGTAAACCTCATCGTTTTACCTGAACTGTCATTAATCGGTCCAATTGAGACAACGAAAACAGAGGGCATCATTCCTTATGCAGAAACTGATGATGGACCATCGATCGGCGAAATGAAACAACTTGCCCGTGAATCAGAAGCTTACTTCGTTTTTGGCTTCGTCGAAAAAGAAGCACCGAACTATTATAATACGGCGATCTTAATCAGTCCTGAAGGAGAAGTAATCGGCAAACACCGAAAAATCCACTTAAACGAGTGGGATGAGCCATGGGCAACACCAGGAACGCAAATTTCCGTCACCCCTGTAAACGGCTTTGGCCGAATCGGGTTGATGATTGGCTACGATGCCGTATTCCCAGAAGTAGCAGGTGTTCTTACCGTGAAACGTGCCGATATGATCTGTATTCCGACAAACTGGAGCGGTGAGTATGGTACAGAAATTGCAATAAATCAGAAAGTGTATCCGAAGCCATATCCTGAAGGCTCCATGACGACGTGGGATGCCGTAGCAAAGGGTGCTCAATCTTACACGATCGTTGCTAACTTTGTTGGTACAGAGCGAGGGTTTAAAGGGCGAAGCGCGATCTACAACCTTGATCAAAATTATTTAAACGACCAAACGGTCATTGCATCAGAAACGAACGAGGAAGTTCTGATGAACGACTTCAAAACGATGAAAACTGACTGGTGGCTCGATCAAGAAAAACTCATTTTAACGCGTCGAACAGGGTCCTACAAACCACTCGTCACAAGAGTTCCACCATTTTTATAA
- a CDS encoding C40 family peptidase has protein sequence MSFFDSKVRSAIFVSAAATSAIFVAPNLAEASFGDQTLRIGMESPDVKELQELLKEKGYFQFHTATGYFGEITREAVRDFQRSNDLTVDGIVGPQTFGALNENAIKKKQANEPKTKNETTESTSTDTYNGEPIRNANQVLRQGARGEDVVRLQLYLKKAGFFDHHEATGYYGNVTEKAVRRFQQARGLTIDGLAGPQTLTKVNKEIKDTGASKEESSSNSNSSSSSSTSSNQVDLSNVILREGSRGENVKTLQTRLKDLGYYNGNISGTYGAQTVEAVRELQRQTNINIDGIFGPQTFAQLEKNLPKETESSSSSSDSGESSSDTLLKKGSRGESVKELQHMLKAIGHFKQEPTGYFGPITKDALVAFQKDWGLNSDGTVTKSTWEKLEEIASIHMEEPQVSAEKSFNTLNVIADAADLVGVPYLWGGTTQTGFDCSGFVQYVFKKNGVNLPRTVAEQWNATKSVSKPQVGDIVYFETYRPGPSHNGIYIGNNQFIHSGSSTGVTIASLNNSYWGPRYLGARSLK, from the coding sequence ATGTCGTTTTTTGATTCGAAAGTTCGTTCTGCTATATTTGTATCTGCTGCAGCAACAAGTGCTATATTTGTCGCACCTAATCTAGCAGAAGCTTCGTTTGGTGATCAGACGCTAAGAATTGGAATGGAAAGCCCTGATGTCAAAGAGCTTCAAGAACTGCTTAAAGAGAAAGGCTATTTTCAATTTCACACTGCAACTGGTTATTTCGGAGAGATTACGAGAGAGGCCGTACGTGATTTTCAACGTTCTAATGACCTAACAGTTGATGGAATCGTTGGCCCGCAGACTTTTGGTGCATTAAATGAAAATGCTATAAAGAAAAAACAAGCAAATGAGCCGAAAACAAAAAATGAAACCACTGAAAGTACATCAACTGATACATACAACGGAGAACCTATTAGAAATGCAAACCAAGTTTTACGACAAGGAGCTAGGGGAGAGGACGTTGTACGTCTTCAACTATATTTGAAAAAAGCTGGCTTCTTTGATCATCATGAAGCGACTGGATACTATGGGAACGTAACAGAAAAAGCAGTACGACGTTTTCAACAAGCTCGAGGTTTAACGATAGACGGGCTAGCAGGTCCACAAACGCTTACGAAAGTGAATAAAGAAATAAAGGACACGGGGGCTAGTAAAGAAGAGTCGTCTAGTAATTCAAATTCATCATCCTCCAGTTCAACCTCTAGTAATCAAGTAGACCTTTCAAATGTCATTTTACGTGAAGGTTCTCGTGGCGAAAATGTTAAGACACTACAAACGAGATTAAAAGATTTAGGCTACTATAACGGTAATATTTCTGGTACCTATGGCGCACAAACAGTAGAAGCAGTACGCGAGCTCCAACGCCAAACAAACATAAATATTGATGGCATTTTTGGCCCGCAAACTTTTGCTCAGTTAGAAAAAAATCTACCAAAAGAAACTGAGTCTTCATCATCATCTTCAGACTCTGGAGAGTCGTCTAGCGATACGCTACTAAAAAAAGGCTCTCGCGGGGAGTCAGTCAAAGAGCTGCAACATATGCTGAAAGCAATTGGTCACTTCAAACAAGAGCCCACAGGTTATTTTGGCCCGATCACGAAGGATGCATTAGTGGCTTTTCAAAAAGATTGGGGATTGAATTCAGATGGGACTGTTACAAAGTCGACATGGGAGAAACTGGAAGAAATTGCTTCCATCCATATGGAAGAACCTCAAGTATCAGCTGAAAAATCATTTAATACATTGAACGTAATAGCTGATGCAGCTGATTTAGTCGGCGTTCCTTACCTTTGGGGTGGTACGACACAAACGGGATTTGATTGTAGTGGATTCGTACAATATGTTTTCAAGAAAAATGGAGTGAATCTCCCTAGAACCGTTGCTGAACAATGGAATGCTACGAAATCTGTATCAAAACCACAAGTAGGGGATATCGTCTACTTTGAAACATACCGGCCAGGTCCTTCCCACAACGGTATCTATATTGGTAATAACCAGTTCATTCATAGCGGTTCATCAACTGGTGTAACCATCGCAAGTTTAAATAATAGCTACTGGGGTCCGAGGTACCTCGGCGCTAGAAGCCTGAAATAA